The Bacillota bacterium LX-D genome includes a window with the following:
- a CDS encoding iron-containing alcohol dehydrogenase family protein, with product MELSYAIPTKVFAGNNIILQKSDFLTNLGTRALLVTGHSSAQKSGALADVENILAKQQISYAIFSDVEENPSMETVIQGAKIAQKKEIDFVVGIGGGSPLDAAKAISIMAASKCSEETLFTQSGLDYFPVAAIPTTAGTGSEITPYAVITDWKSRRKRTLPTNLFPEVCFLDANYTASVPPQVAVNTAIDALSHLIEGYLTRNTNPYSDALAEKGLAIFAECLQFIQERKFQQEVREKLLLASNLAGMVIAIARTSIPHFLGYQLTLEKGIAHGKANGLLLQSFLAFHQDQKRVKIILEKLGFVNLSELGSFLKEILSVGSEEHFTEADLQLYLQNAANNLEKLRNHPYPATVEDLYTIYEESLLN from the coding sequence ATGGAACTAAGTTATGCTATTCCTACTAAAGTTTTTGCTGGAAATAATATAATTCTTCAGAAATCAGATTTTTTAACTAATTTAGGAACTCGGGCTTTATTGGTGACAGGCCATAGTTCTGCCCAAAAAAGCGGTGCTTTAGCTGATGTAGAAAATATTTTAGCAAAGCAGCAAATTAGCTATGCTATTTTTAGTGATGTTGAGGAAAACCCTTCTATGGAAACAGTTATCCAAGGGGCTAAAATTGCTCAGAAAAAGGAAATAGATTTTGTAGTAGGTATAGGAGGAGGTTCCCCTTTAGATGCTGCCAAAGCTATTAGTATAATGGCAGCCAGTAAGTGTTCCGAAGAAACTTTATTTACCCAGAGTGGACTAGACTATTTTCCTGTGGCGGCCATACCTACTACTGCCGGAACAGGGTCAGAAATAACTCCTTATGCTGTAATTACAGATTGGAAAAGCAGAAGGAAAAGAACTTTACCAACTAATCTTTTTCCAGAGGTTTGTTTTTTAGATGCTAATTACACAGCCTCAGTGCCTCCACAAGTGGCAGTTAATACAGCTATTGATGCTCTGTCCCATTTAATTGAAGGATATTTAACTAGAAACACTAATCCCTACAGCGATGCTTTAGCCGAAAAGGGATTGGCTATTTTTGCTGAATGCCTACAATTTATACAGGAACGTAAATTCCAGCAGGAAGTACGGGAAAAACTGCTTCTTGCTTCTAATTTAGCGGGAATGGTCATTGCCATAGCTAGAACTTCTATACCCCATTTCCTTGGCTACCAATTGACTCTGGAAAAAGGTATAGCCCATGGCAAGGCTAATGGCCTATTATTGCAGTCCTTTTTGGCATTTCACCAAGATCAAAAGAGGGTTAAGATAATTTTAGAAAAGTTAGGATTTGTAAATTTGTCAGAGCTAGGCAGCTTTTTAAAAGAAATACTTAGCGTAGGCTCTGAAGAACATTTTACAGAAGCAGACTTACAACTATATCTGCAAAACGCAGCTAATAACTTGGAAAAATTACGTAACCATCCTTATCCAGCTACAGTTGAAGATCTTTATACTATCTATGAGGAAAGTTTATTAAATTAA
- the selD gene encoding selenide, water dikinase SelD, whose translation MAEKIRLTQYAKAAGUAAKVGPGTLTDLLKTLPEFAHPNLLVSGATMDDAGVYKLTEETALVQTVDFFTPMVDDPYIFGQVAAVNSLSDVYAMGGKPLTAMNIITFPTSCLDLGILREILAGGAEKLKEAEALLVGGHTVEDSEPKYGMAVTGIVDPQEILTNQGAQEGDALVLTKPIGVGILTTALKGELLTAREMDAVVDTMLELNKTAAELLKDFEAHACTDVTGFGLLGHAWEMVKDSKVSFKLQLGKIPVITGAYDYAQMGIVPGGARRNLAYLQQNVDWLGQIGDVDKDLLCDPQTAGGLLAALPQSQADLYLKALAKKGMEASIIGVVVHGAGKIIVEGN comes from the coding sequence ATGGCGGAAAAAATACGTTTAACCCAATACGCTAAAGCCGCAGGCTGAGCAGCTAAAGTAGGTCCGGGGACCTTAACAGACCTTTTAAAAACATTGCCTGAGTTTGCACACCCTAATTTGCTTGTTTCCGGGGCAACTATGGACGACGCCGGAGTTTATAAGTTAACAGAGGAAACAGCACTAGTACAAACAGTTGATTTTTTTACTCCCATGGTTGATGATCCCTATATTTTTGGTCAGGTAGCAGCTGTTAACAGTTTAAGTGATGTTTATGCCATGGGAGGCAAACCGTTGACGGCAATGAATATTATTACCTTTCCAACTAGCTGCTTAGATTTAGGAATTTTACGAGAGATTCTAGCCGGCGGCGCAGAAAAACTAAAAGAAGCGGAAGCCCTTTTAGTAGGAGGTCATACTGTAGAAGATAGTGAACCTAAATATGGCATGGCCGTTACGGGAATAGTGGACCCTCAGGAAATTTTAACCAACCAAGGGGCTCAAGAGGGAGATGCACTAGTTTTAACGAAACCAATTGGTGTAGGAATTTTAACTACTGCTTTAAAAGGTGAGCTGCTTACTGCCAGGGAAATGGATGCAGTAGTGGATACAATGCTTGAATTAAACAAAACCGCAGCAGAGCTGCTAAAAGATTTTGAAGCTCATGCTTGCACAGATGTTACAGGTTTTGGACTTTTAGGCCATGCTTGGGAGATGGTTAAAGACAGTAAAGTTTCTTTTAAGTTGCAGTTAGGAAAAATACCAGTTATAACTGGTGCCTACGATTACGCCCAAATGGGAATTGTTCCCGGAGGGGCTAGAAGGAATCTGGCTTACTTACAGCAAAATGTTGACTGGCTGGGTCAAATTGGAGATGTAGATAAGGATCTACTTTGTGACCCCCAGACGGCAGGAGGACTATTAGCAGCTTTGCCTCAAAGCCAAGCTGATCTGTATTTAAAAGCTTTAGCAAAAAAGGGAATGGAAGCCAGCATAATAGGAGTTGTAGTGCATGGTGCCGGAAAAATTATTGTAGAGGGGAATTAA
- the yedF gene encoding sulfurtransferase-like selenium metabolism protein YedF → MEKQVDVRGMSCPQPVIMTKKALENLEQGKIVTIVDNEVAKDNVVRLAESMHCQVKVENKGTEYYVHINKKPQQGMETGLTIEGGALYLVSSDKLGQGDDELGQILMRSFFYSLAESECAPVRVIFLNSGVKLACEGSEILSELIALEKKGVEILACGTCLDFYHLKEKLCIGKVTNMYNIVGQLNLAVKVISL, encoded by the coding sequence ATGGAAAAACAAGTTGATGTGAGAGGTATGTCCTGCCCTCAACCAGTTATTATGACTAAAAAGGCTCTTGAAAATTTGGAACAAGGGAAAATTGTGACCATTGTTGATAACGAAGTCGCTAAAGATAATGTAGTCAGACTGGCTGAGAGCATGCACTGCCAGGTTAAGGTTGAAAACAAGGGCACTGAATATTATGTTCATATTAATAAAAAACCACAGCAAGGAATGGAGACGGGTTTAACCATCGAAGGCGGTGCTTTGTACTTAGTAAGCTCAGATAAGTTAGGCCAAGGGGATGATGAGTTAGGGCAAATACTAATGCGCAGCTTTTTCTATAGTTTAGCTGAAAGTGAGTGTGCGCCGGTTAGGGTTATCTTTCTAAATTCAGGGGTAAAATTGGCTTGCGAAGGCTCTGAAATTTTGTCCGAACTAATTGCCTTGGAAAAGAAAGGCGTGGAAATATTGGCTTGCGGTACATGTCTGGACTTTTATCATTTAAAAGAAAAACTTTGTATAGGTAAAGTTACCAACATGTATAATATTGTGGGCCAATTAAACCTAGCAGTTAAAGTTATTTCTTTATAA
- a CDS encoding HEAT repeat domain-containing protein, which produces MKYLILLLAIVTLLTVGFGLRRKKKNSQEREKLSWPKENSSVAEARKVLENRDPWEIAAWLTAHFPSSKEIWPNLKTACHELGLEGIYLGALGERNAKRDLALEVLALIGSEKSLPLLFELLTNREERISFLACQTIVRLGLIEAVPYAVDALLFPSRILPARSGEILTAFGSEAVPYILKALPQADSRGKIQILELLGELKDKNSLPGLESCLTDPEGDVRAQAVTGLSHFPEAGPMLLRALKDSHWKVQAAAARGLGKLKYKEAVPYLQKLSSAEDWHLKTSAEEALEEIAAANQAYVKEDK; this is translated from the coding sequence ATGAAATACTTGATTTTACTTTTAGCCATCGTGACATTGCTGACCGTGGGCTTTGGACTGAGGCGGAAAAAAAAGAATAGCCAAGAAAGGGAAAAATTAAGCTGGCCGAAAGAAAATTCCTCAGTAGCAGAAGCCAGGAAGGTTCTAGAAAACCGTGACCCTTGGGAAATAGCAGCGTGGCTAACTGCTCATTTCCCTTCTTCAAAGGAGATTTGGCCAAATCTAAAAACAGCCTGCCATGAGCTAGGGCTAGAAGGCATTTATCTAGGTGCCTTAGGAGAACGAAATGCCAAAAGAGACCTGGCTTTAGAGGTATTAGCCCTAATTGGTTCGGAAAAAAGCCTGCCTCTTTTGTTTGAACTATTAACCAACCGGGAAGAACGGATTAGTTTTTTAGCTTGCCAGACTATAGTTAGGTTAGGTCTTATTGAGGCTGTGCCTTATGCCGTAGATGCTTTATTGTTTCCAAGCCGTATTTTGCCTGCTCGAAGTGGGGAAATCTTAACAGCTTTTGGCTCAGAGGCAGTTCCGTACATCTTAAAAGCACTGCCTCAGGCCGATAGCCGAGGGAAGATTCAGATTTTAGAGCTCCTTGGGGAGCTTAAAGATAAAAACTCTTTGCCAGGTTTGGAAAGCTGCCTTACTGACCCAGAGGGAGATGTGCGAGCCCAAGCGGTAACTGGTTTAAGCCATTTTCCCGAAGCAGGGCCTATGCTGCTGAGGGCTTTAAAGGATAGCCATTGGAAAGTCCAGGCTGCTGCCGCCCGGGGCCTCGGCAAGTTAAAATATAAGGAAGCCGTTCCTTATTTACAAAAGCTATCCTCTGCTGAAGATTGGCACCTGAAGACTAGTGCGGAAGAAGCTTTAGAAGAAATTGCTGCTGCAAATCAGGCTTATGTTAAGGAGGACAAGTAA